From the genome of Luteibacter rhizovicinus DSM 16549:
GGATCCTCGACTATGGCTGCGGACTCACCACGGTGGTCGAAAGACCGACCGCAGGCGCCGATGAGTTATCGAAGCAGGACTTCGTCGAGGCGGCGGCCGGCTTCGAAACGAAAGTCGCGACCTATGCGCCACGCTTCGTCGCCTTTCTCGGTAAGGCCGGCTACGCCGCGCTCACCGGAGCACGCGAGATATCGTGGGGGCGCCAGGCAACGGCGTTGCAAGGCGCCACGGTGTGGGTGCTACCCAATCCCAGCGGGCGGAATCGGGCTTTCTCGCTTGAACAACTCGTCGATGCCTATCGCGAATTGTTTGTAGCGGCTCATGTGGGAGCCGCTTCAGCGGCGAGCTCTTCCTTCGATGCTGACTGAGGCCAGCAACCTGGGAGGAGCGCTGCTTCGCAGCGCGGGTTATTTACCATTCGCCGATGAATCGGCTCCTACATGTCTTGATTAATGCTCCAGCGGGACATCCTTGGTTTCGCGGACGAAGAACAAGCCGATCACGACGGTCATCAAGGCCACGACGACCGGATACCAGAGGCCGTAGTAGATGTCGCCCTTCCAGGCGACCAGCATGAAGCCGATGGTCGGCACGAAACCGCCGAACCAGCCGTTGCCGATGTGATACGGCAGACTCATCGAGGTGTAGCGGATACGCGTCGGGAACATCTCCACCAGCCACGCGGCGATCGGGCCGTAGACCATCGTCACGTAGAGTACGAGGATGGCCAGCAGCACGATGAGCATGGGGTAGTTGGACTGGCTCGGGTCGGCTTTCTCCGG
Proteins encoded in this window:
- the mug gene encoding G/U mismatch-specific DNA glycosylase, yielding MNTGLPDVIAGRLSVLFCGINPGLAAAASGHHFEGRGNRFWRVIYLAGFTAEELRPQDARRILDYGCGLTTVVERPTAGADELSKQDFVEAAAGFETKVATYAPRFVAFLGKAGYAALTGAREISWGRQATALQGATVWVLPNPSGRNRAFSLEQLVDAYRELFVAAHVGAASAASSSFDAD